The following are from one region of the Brienomyrus brachyistius isolate T26 chromosome 4, BBRACH_0.4, whole genome shotgun sequence genome:
- the LOC125739748 gene encoding uncharacterized protein LOC125739748 — protein sequence MTDRKKRRKQRRRKHLEEPISLGACSLANTWPLAEGEREELVLGSDPEPLYLGAYSLARLWAPSDDDEEDEPFTFPVLDPIPPEQLPPLDRYSYRPERLANWGGFRAVRDSIPRVPRVPKRIAPVSPSQDLPVLPALSAQLPPLQPAQPEQPSPLSATSAQLPPPAACQSEQPPLPADPTPVQLPLPADPDPVQPPLPAETTPTPKAPSLPLLQPAAPGQAPPPAATCSSRAGAPSTACPSDFAPSDCSVLAPSSLTPIEGRFVCVPQGKGTQTSDWGPTRPAPWLALPRLR from the coding sequence atgacagaccgtaagaaaaggaggaagcagaggagaaggaagcaCCTGGAGGAGCCGATCAGTCTGGGCGCCTGCTCCCTCGCCAACACCTGGCCTCTCGCGGAGGGCGAGAGagaggagctcgtcctgggcTCTGACCCAGAACCGCTCTATCTGGGAGCCTACTCCCTAGCGAGGCTCTGGGCTCCCAGCGACGACGACGAGGAGGATGAGCCCTTCACGTTCCCTGTGCTGGACCCTATCCCCCCGGAGCAGCTACCGCCCCTGGACCGGTACAGTTACCGGCCCGAACGACTGGCAAATTGGGGAGGTTTTAGGGCTGTAAGGGACTCGATCCCCCGAGTGCCCCGGGTCCCGAAGAGGATCGCACCCGTCTCCCCCTCCCAGGACTTGCCAGTTCTGCCTGCGCTGTCAGCGCAGCTCCCGCCTCTGCAACCTGCGCAGCCGGAGCAGCCATCACCGCTGTCCGCTACGTCTGCGCAGCTTCCTCCACCTGCGGCTTGCCagtccgagcagccgccgctgcctgcggaccccACTCCCGTGCAgctgccgctgcctgcggaccccgatcccgtgcagccgccactgcCTGCGGAGACCACACCCACGCCCAAGGCGCCCTCTCTGCCGCTCctacagcctgcagctcccgggcaggcgcccccccctgcagcaacctgcagctcccgggcaggcgccccttcCACTGCCTGCCCTAGTGACTTTGCCCCCAGTGACTGCTCTGTCCTCGCCCCGTCATCCTTGACCCCGATCGAGGGCCGttttgtctgtgtcccgcaagggaaggggacacagacgtcggactggggtcccacccgccctgccccctggctcgccctccctcgcctgcgctag